The Mustelus asterias unplaced genomic scaffold, sMusAst1.hap1.1 HAP1_SCAFFOLD_76, whole genome shotgun sequence genome has a segment encoding these proteins:
- the LOC144483579 gene encoding uncharacterized protein LOC144483579 → MATNPPPPHQPKRKQDTATPLIPQTKHRLTGTTGSSHPRKRGKRAGLQVRLKQCGSKAPLPSLLLANVPSLEHNLDELKTRLTFQRELRDCCVLCFTETQTTPASPDSALQPQGFSIHRMDRTAASDKACAGGVCLLINTSWCSDVTTLASFCSSDLEYLTLKCCPDNLPREFTSVILTAVYIPPQADMKVALDEISTTTNSLETKYPEALFIEAGDFNQANLKSVLPRYYQHVTCPTRGPNILDHCYTKIKHAYRSIGRPNFGKSDDKAVLLLPAYKQKTEAGESD, encoded by the coding sequence ATGGCAACaaatcctccacccccacaccaaccAAAGCGGAAACAGGATACAGCTACACCCTTGATCCCACAAACTAAACACCGTCTCACAGGCACGACAGGAAGCAGCCACCCCAGGAAGCGTGGGAAACGCGCAGGCTTGCAGGTGAGACTGAAACAATGTGGTtccaaggcccccctccccagcttactcctggcaaatgtTCCATCTCTGGAACACAATCTAGATGAACTTAAAAccagactcacttttcaaagggaactgagagactgctgtgtgctctgtttcacggagacacaGACCAcacctgcttcaccggacagtgccctacaacctCAGGGCTTCTCCATCCAccgaatggaccgtacagcggcctcagATAAGGCTTGCGCAGGTGGcgtctgccttctaatcaacacctcttgGTGCTCCGATGTCacaacactggcgagtttctgctcctcggacctagaatacctgacgctgaaATGCTGCCCCGACAACCTTccacgggagttcacctctgttatcctgacagcagtttacattccACCCCAGGCAGACATGAAGGTCGCGCTGGATGAAATATCTACCACCACAAACAGCCTTGAGACAAaatatcccgaggccttgttcatcgaggCCGGGGACTTCAACCAGGCCAATCTCAAGAGTGTCCTACCAAGGTACTACCAACATGTCACCtgtcccaccagaggcccaaacatcctcgaCCACTGTTACACAaaaatcaaacatgcctaccgttcTATCGGCCGCCcaaactttggcaaatcagatgacaaggctgtgctcctgctcccagcttacaagcaaaaaactgaagcaggagaatccgaTTAA